The DNA region GGACTTCTTCGGAGGCAGAGGGCGCGGCGTGCGCGCTCCCGGCGGCCCACAGCAGGACAAGGCCCGGGAGCAGGCGCCAGGCGGGACGGGAAAAGCTCATGGCCCCGAGTTTGACACGGGCTCGTCGCAGGCGTCTCCGTCGCAAGTGCCCGTGCACACCGCCTGCGAGGGGAAGGACTCCAGGATGGCGCACTCCGTTCCCCCCGTACACGCGAGGTAGTCGGTACAGAGGGTTTTCAAATCCACACAGCGTGCCTTCGTCACGCCATCCAAGGTCATGTACACACAGTTCCGGTGCGGGAGGGAGCAGGAGGGCAGGTCCACGCCGCATTCGGCCAGCTCATCCAGGGAGCTTCCCTCGCGCAGGGTCAACCGGCCCTGGCGCAGCGGCTCCTTCGAATCGCTTCCACAGGCACTCACGGCACTCAGGGCAAGCACACACAGCAGCAGTCGCGTCATCGAGGGGCTTCCTTTCCAGAAGAGAACGGCCAGGCACCAGAGCAAGGCGCGGGCCACGGCGCGGGCCACCAGATCTCCCCGTGTTAGCGAGCCCTGTGCCGGGGGCCTTCTCAAAAAGTTGAGGTCCGTGGGGTTTTTCTGTTTGGCGGACGGTGCCTTGTGCTTGGGTCCTGCCCTCCTCGGGAGGCCGGCACGCATGAGGCTGATGAAGGCATTGGGACAGGCGCAGTTCGGTGGGACGGAGGTCTTGAAGGAAGTCGTCCTTCCCGTTCCCGAGCTCCGGGCCACCGACCTGCTGGTGCGCGTCAAGGCGGTGGGCATCAACCCCGTGGACACGAGGGTGCGCAGCAACGCCGCGGGCCATGGCCAGTTCCAGCAGGAGGAGGTGCGCGTCACGGGCTGGGACGGCGCGGGCATGGTGGAGGAGGTGGGCTCGGCGGTCGGGGGGCGCTTCCGTCCCGGAGACGAGGTCTTCTTCGCGGGAGACCTGGCCCGCCGGGGATGCCATGCTGAGTACGTGGCGGTGGACGCGCGCGTGGCCGGACGAAAGCCTGCCTCGCTGTCCTTCGCGGAGTCCGCCGCCATTCCCCTGGCGGCGCTGGCGGTCTGGGAGGGGATGATCGAAGGCTGCGGCATTCCCCGCGAGCCCCGGATGGGCCCTCCCCAGCGGGCCCTGGTCGTGGGCGGCGCGGGAGGCGTGGGCTCCCTGGGCATTCAAATCCTCTCCCGCGTGTGTGGCCTGCAAGTGATTGCGACGGCCTCCCGGCGCGAGAGCGCGGAGCACTGCCGGCTGATGGGCGCCTCCGGGGTCATCGATCATTACAAGAACATGAAGGAGCAGCTCGCCTCGCAAGGGATTCCCGCGGTGGACTACGTGCTGAACACCGCCGACCCGAACACCAACTTCGATGCGCTGGTGGCGCTGCTGGCCCCGCTGGGAAAGATGTGCTGCTTGCAGCCCATGACCAAGCCCGCGAACCTGGCCCCGCTCTTCCTGCGGCGCCTCTCGGTGGTGTTCGAGGCGGTGTTCGCGCGCCCGCTGCTCCGCGCCTCACCGGAGGCACAGGGCGCCATCCTGGACCACGTCTCCATGCTGCTGGATGCCGGGACGCTGCGCACCACGCTGGTGAAGAAGCTGCCCTGGACGGTGGCGGCGCTGGCCGAGGCCCACGCGCTCAGCGAGAGCGGCCGGGCCATGGGCAAGACGGTGCTCGCGCCCGTGTGAGGCGCGGCGGCTACGGGGACTTGCGCTTGTGCGAGCGGGCGTGCCGTCCCGGCTCCTGGCTGGGCTCGCGCTTCGAGACGCCGTGGTCCTGCTGGGGCGGGCCCGGGTCCTTCTGGGCCGCGAGGTGGCGCTGCCACTCCTCCTGGAAGACGGGGTCCTCGCGCGGCACCGGCCGGCGCGGCACCTTCGCGCGCATGATGCTCTCGATGCGCGCCAGCGTGGGGTTGTCTCTCGGGGTGGCGAACGTGGTGGCCACGCCGCTGGCCTGGGCCCGCGCCGTGCGGCCAATGCGGTGCACGTAGTCCTCCGGCGCGTGCGGCAAGTCGTAGTTGATGACGTGCCCCACCGCCTCCACGTCCAGCCCTCGCGCCGCGATGTCCGTGGCCACCAGACAGCGGCACGTGCCCTGGCGGAAGGCGTCCAGCGCTTGCTTGCGCTGGGCCTGTGTGCGGTCCGCGTGCAGCACCTCGCACGGGTAGCCCGCGCGTTGCAGCGCCTTGTGGACCTTGTCCGCGCGCTCCTTCGTCCGGGTGAAGATGAGCGCCGTGCCCTCGCTCTTCCGCATCAGCGTGAGCAGCAGCGCGGACTTCTCCTCCGCCTTCACGTTGTACAGCCGCTGCTCGGCGCGCTCGGCGGGCGTGCCGCTGCGGGTGACTTCCACGCGCACCGGCTGGTACAGCCGCTCGCGCACGAAGCGCGTCACATCCGGCCCCAGCGTCGCCGAGAACAGCAGCGTCTGCCGCCGCCGGGGCAGCGCCTTCAGGATGGTTTCGAGCTGGAACTGGAACCCCATGTCCAGCATCCGGTCCGCCTCGTCCAGCACCAGCGCCTCCAGCTTGGGAAACGCCACCGCCTGGGAGGCCATCAGGTCCACCAGCCGCCCCGGCGTGGCCAGCACGAACGTGGGGCGCTCTTTCAGCGCCTCCACCTGGGCCGCCATGTCCTCGCCGCCCACGATGACCGTGTGGGTCAACCCATGGGGCTCGGCGAACAGGCGCACCGGCTCGGCGATCTGCTGCACCAGCTCCCGGGTGGGGGCCAGCACCAGCCCCAGCAGCCCCTTTCGCCCCGAGAAGCGCTCCACCAGGGGCAGCACGTAGGCGGCCGTCTTGCCCGTGCCCGTGGCCGCGCACCCGACGACATCCTTGCCCGCCAGCCCCGGGGGGATGGCCCGCGCCTGGATGGGCGTCGGCTGCGTGAAGCGCGCGCGCTGCAGGGCCTCGAGGGAGGCCGGGGAGAGGCCGAGCTGGGCGAAGGGAGAGCTCACGGCACCGGGAGTATCACCTTCAGAGGTGGATGATCTCGATCTCCTTCCACCGGCGTTGCAGGGCCTCCGCCACCAAGCGCCGGTGGCAGTGCTCAGGGCTCGCCTCGCTGCACAGCAGGCAGCAGGGCTCCTCGAAGAAGGAGCGCTCCAGCGCCTCGATGGCCTGGCGCTCGCGCATCAGCGCCTGGAACCGGGGCGCGTAGTCCTCCCAGGCCCCCCGGTGCTTCTTGAGGTCATCGAGCATCCCTTGCGTGGGGGCGAGGCTCGGAAAGGGGTGGTAGCTGGCCCCGCAGAGCGCCTGGAGGAAGTAGCGCAGGTCGTCCCGCTTGGCGAAGGCGGAGAGCTGGGAGGTGGTGTTCAGCCGGGTGTCGACGAGCTTCTTCATGCCCGCGTGCTTCAGCGCCTCGAAGAACTGCTGGGCGCTCTTCTGGGTGAACCCAATCGTGTAGAGCTTCATGGTCTCCTGAGGCGGCCGGGCAGGCGGGCCCCTCCATGCTATCCGTCATCCTCTCAGAAGGTGGGAACGGGCCCCCCGCTCCCGGCCCGTGGGCCCGGGACGGTAGAGTGCGTGAGACATGCGACAGTCCGCTCCCTTCCTGATGCTGCTGGGACTCCTGCTGGCCCTGCCCTCCGTGGCCGGGGCTCCCCGGAAGCATCCACCCTACGTGCACGAGATTCGTGACGAGGCCACCTTCTCGCTCTACGCCCACCCGGTGGAGACCGAGGAGATCGGCAAGTTCCTCATCGACGTGAAGACGGACCGCGTCTACTTCTTCGACGTCAACCTCTACCGGCTGCACCAGGACTTCGTCATCCGCGCCATCCTGCGCCGACCGATGAGCGAGGAGGAGCGGAGCGCCTACTTCCGGAACTACCGCGAGGACAAGCCCAGCTACATCCTGGGCTACATCACCCACCACCGCACCGCGAAGCAGTGGACCTTCAGCTACTGGGAGAGCGATAAGATTCGCGCCGCGGACGTGCGCCGCACCCAGCAGCGCCTGAAGGAGACGTTCTTCATCCAGGACCTGGCGTTCCGGCCGGACTCCACGCGCCAGGAGGCCCTGCTCGCGGAGCTGACCGACATCCCCACCGTCACCAGCGACTCGCTCTACAAGAAGTCCGACTACCGGGCCTTCAACACGGGCAAGGCCACCGGGCGCCTGCGCATCGTGCCGGAGGGCACCCCCTACGAGTCGCTCCTCTTCGAGCCCGAGGACATCGTCGTCCTCCAGGAGTCCTACCCGGACCTGCCGCCCGTGGCCGGCGTGCTCTCCACGCGCTTCTCCACCCCGCTGTCCCACGTGAACCTGCGCGCGCGCGCCTGGGGCATCCCCAACGCCACGCTCAAGGACGCCGTCACGCGCTACGCCGCGCTGGATGGGCAGCTCGTGCAGCTCGACGTCCGGGGCGCCACGCACACCCTGCGCCCCGCCACCGAGCGCGAGGCCGCCGCCTGGAAGCAGGCCCGCGAGTCCGCGCGCAAGGTCCGGGTGCCCGCCGCCAACCTGAAGGTCCGCGACCTGCGGCCGCTCCAGAAGATGCGCGCCGGGGATGCCCGGCTCTTTGGCACCAAGGCGGCGAACCTGGGGGAGATTCTCTACCGGCGCGGCAAGGAGATCTCCGTGCCGGAGGGGTTCGGCATCCCGTTCGTCTTCTACCGGGAGCACCTGAAGCGCCACGGGCTCGACACCGCGCTGGGGGCCCTGCTCGCCGAGCCGCGCTTCCAGGAGGAGGCCGCCTGGCGCCGGGAGCAGCTGGAGGCCTTCCGTGC from Stigmatella aurantiaca includes:
- a CDS encoding PEP/pyruvate-binding domain-containing protein, with product MRQSAPFLMLLGLLLALPSVAGAPRKHPPYVHEIRDEATFSLYAHPVETEEIGKFLIDVKTDRVYFFDVNLYRLHQDFVIRAILRRPMSEEERSAYFRNYREDKPSYILGYITHHRTAKQWTFSYWESDKIRAADVRRTQQRLKETFFIQDLAFRPDSTRQEALLAELTDIPTVTSDSLYKKSDYRAFNTGKATGRLRIVPEGTPYESLLFEPEDIVVLQESYPDLPPVAGVLSTRFSTPLSHVNLRARAWGIPNATLKDAVTRYAALDGQLVQLDVRGATHTLRPATEREAAAWKQARESARKVRVPAANLKVRDLRPLQKMRAGDARLFGTKAANLGEILYRRGKEISVPEGFGIPFVFYREHLKRHGLDTALGALLAEPRFQEEAAWRREQLEAFRARITAAPIDEALLDGVEAYVRERLGGAGVFVRSSTNAEDLKGFNGAGLYDTVPNVLGREALGAAIKQVWASLWNFHAVEERRRFGIPPSSVYSAVLVQAGVNATSAGVLVTKNLYDLSDNHTFTINAKRGLGLSVVSGTTVPEQVLYDIRYPGARVMSRSEDSTMLVFDAQGGIKEVPTGAEEPVLSEVRARELSLAAAKLVKVFPRSGPLDIEWVLEGNKVWIVQARPFIDAPH
- a CDS encoding DUF488 family protein, whose amino-acid sequence is MKLYTIGFTQKSAQQFFEALKHAGMKKLVDTRLNTTSQLSAFAKRDDLRYFLQALCGASYHPFPSLAPTQGMLDDLKKHRGAWEDYAPRFQALMRERQAIEALERSFFEEPCCLLCSEASPEHCHRRLVAEALQRRWKEIEIIHL
- a CDS encoding DEAD/DEAH box helicase; this encodes MSSPFAQLGLSPASLEALQRARFTQPTPIQARAIPPGLAGKDVVGCAATGTGKTAAYVLPLVERFSGRKGLLGLVLAPTRELVQQIAEPVRLFAEPHGLTHTVIVGGEDMAAQVEALKERPTFVLATPGRLVDLMASQAVAFPKLEALVLDEADRMLDMGFQFQLETILKALPRRRQTLLFSATLGPDVTRFVRERLYQPVRVEVTRSGTPAERAEQRLYNVKAEEKSALLLTLMRKSEGTALIFTRTKERADKVHKALQRAGYPCEVLHADRTQAQRKQALDAFRQGTCRCLVATDIAARGLDVEAVGHVINYDLPHAPEDYVHRIGRTARAQASGVATTFATPRDNPTLARIESIMRAKVPRRPVPREDPVFQEEWQRHLAAQKDPGPPQQDHGVSKREPSQEPGRHARSHKRKSP
- a CDS encoding zinc-binding alcohol dehydrogenase family protein; amino-acid sequence: MRLMKALGQAQFGGTEVLKEVVLPVPELRATDLLVRVKAVGINPVDTRVRSNAAGHGQFQQEEVRVTGWDGAGMVEEVGSAVGGRFRPGDEVFFAGDLARRGCHAEYVAVDARVAGRKPASLSFAESAAIPLAALAVWEGMIEGCGIPREPRMGPPQRALVVGGAGGVGSLGIQILSRVCGLQVIATASRRESAEHCRLMGASGVIDHYKNMKEQLASQGIPAVDYVLNTADPNTNFDALVALLAPLGKMCCLQPMTKPANLAPLFLRRLSVVFEAVFARPLLRASPEAQGAILDHVSMLLDAGTLRTTLVKKLPWTVAALAEAHALSESGRAMGKTVLAPV